One Peribacillus simplex NBRC 15720 = DSM 1321 genomic region harbors:
- a CDS encoding DUF3189 family protein, whose product MMYIYNDYGGTHTTSLAAAYHLKQLPQSERKLTSEEILNVKYFNKLTKEDFGKLIFRGTDEEGNSVYTIGHKREKLVVPALKELTLLLEEKFHFNEKIVFSNTSPTVPIAMSIGGYLSRALKIDFIGVPLLLIGTKQCCDNIFRLVENTKQIGKAAHGEKVIILENEKYK is encoded by the coding sequence ATGATGTATATCTATAATGATTATGGGGGTACTCATACCACGTCTTTGGCTGCCGCATATCATTTAAAACAATTACCTCAATCGGAAAGAAAACTAACTTCGGAAGAAATATTAAATGTAAAATATTTCAATAAATTAACGAAAGAAGATTTTGGAAAGCTAATTTTTCGCGGGACCGATGAAGAGGGCAACTCAGTTTATACAATTGGACATAAAAGAGAGAAACTTGTTGTTCCGGCATTAAAAGAATTGACTTTACTACTAGAAGAGAAATTTCATTTTAACGAAAAAATAGTATTCTCCAATACATCACCAACTGTACCTATTGCTATGTCTATAGGGGGGTATTTATCAAGAGCATTAAAAATTGATTTTATAGGTGTACCATTATTGCTTATAGGTACCAAACAATGCTGTGATAATATTTTTCGGCTGGTTGAAAATACGAAACAAATTGGGAAAGCAGCGCATGGGGAAAAAGTGATTATCTTGGAAAATGAAAAATATAAGTAA
- a CDS encoding cell wall hydrolase, whose product MTRAKYTSSDVDLMARMMRAEAEGEGKQGMLYVGNVIVNRLVANCLDFKGLRTIPQVIYQVQGGNYSFEAVQKGNVFYQRARGIERRLAEQNLKHWRQHPARYALWYFNPYAPCPPTWYDQPHTGQFKDHCFYEPKPGTCDSVYRG is encoded by the coding sequence ATGACAAGAGCAAAATACACAAGTTCAGACGTTGACTTAATGGCAAGGATGATGAGAGCAGAAGCCGAAGGTGAAGGAAAACAAGGAATGTTATATGTTGGAAATGTAATTGTGAATCGTCTTGTAGCTAATTGTTTAGACTTTAAAGGTTTAAGAACAATTCCACAAGTCATTTATCAAGTACAAGGAGGAAATTATTCTTTTGAAGCTGTTCAAAAAGGGAATGTATTTTATCAAAGAGCGAGAGGTATTGAAAGAAGATTAGCAGAACAGAATTTGAAGCACTGGAGACAGCATCCGGCTAGATATGCTCTTTGGTATTTTAATCCATATGCTCCATGCCCTCCAACATGGTATGATCAACCTCATACTGGTCAATTTAAAGACCATTGTTTTTATGAACCAAAACCTGGAACATGTGATAGTGTTTATAGAGGTTAA
- a CDS encoding SRPBCC family protein — translation MPVIEYQQFIKAPVELCFDIKRSVDIHTKTTAKTKEIAVDGVTEGLLEAGDTVTWEAIHFGIKQRLKAQVTFMEKPNKFVDIMVKGAFHSFVHTHQFIEEPGGTIMIDKFQYKSPFGPVGVLADKLFLEKYMRAFIISRAKALKKIAENML, via the coding sequence ATGCCTGTTATTGAGTATCAACAATTTATTAAAGCACCAGTTGAATTATGTTTTGACATTAAGAGGAGCGTGGATATTCATACCAAAACGACAGCTAAAACAAAGGAAATCGCTGTTGATGGTGTGACAGAAGGGCTATTAGAGGCGGGAGATACTGTTACTTGGGAAGCCATTCACTTTGGTATTAAACAAAGGCTGAAAGCCCAAGTGACATTCATGGAAAAACCAAATAAGTTTGTAGATATTATGGTGAAGGGAGCCTTCCATTCTTTTGTTCACACACATCAGTTTATAGAAGAACCAGGCGGAACTATAATGATAGATAAATTTCAATATAAGTCACCGTTTGGTCCCGTTGGAGTTTTAGCTGATAAGTTGTTTTTGGAGAAGTACATGAGAGCATTTATCATTTCTCGTGCAAAGGCACTGAAAAAGATTGCCGAGAATATGCTCTAA